TCGCCCTGATCCTGCTGTGGGGCTACGGCGGTTGGTTCGGCGGCATCGAGAGCACCGGCTTCCGGATCATCTTCGGATTCCCCGGACTCGTCCTCGCCACACTCTTCGTCACCCTCCCGTTCGTGGTGCGTGAGGTCGAGCCCGTGCTGCGGGAGATCGGCACCGAACAGGAACAGGCGGCGGCGACCCTCGGCGCCAACGGGTGGCAGACATTCAGCCGGATCACGCTCCCGGCGATCCGCTGGGGCCTTACTTACGGCATCGTCCTGACGGTGGCCCGCGCCCTGGGCGAGTACGGGGCCGTCACGATGGTGTCGTCGAACTTCCCGGGGATCTCGCAGACGCTCACGTTGCTGGTCAACTCGCGCTACACCGACGACTACAACGAATTCGGTGCCTACGCCGCGGCGACGCTGCTGATGTTCGTCGCGATCCTGGTGCTCGTCGCGATGACCCTCGTCGAACGTCGGGCCAAGGGCCGCTACGCGGAGGCGAGCACCACCTACGCGGGCAGCACCGAGGCGACCGAGGTCGAGGCCGACCTCACCCCTCCGCACGGACCCCGATCCATCGATGCCCAGCAGCTCGTGCACCACAAGGAAGGCGTGTGACATGTCCATCTCGGTTATCGGCGCAAACAAACGGTACGGCGATTTCGCGGCGCTCGACGACGTGTCGATCGACATCCCGGCGGGCTCGCTGACCTCGCTCCTCGGACCGTCGGGCTCCGGCAAATCGACACTGCTACGGGCGATCGCGGGCCTGGACAGTCTCGACTCCGGCACTGTCATCATCAGCGGCAACGATGTGTCCGGCGCTGCTCCGCAGAAGCGCGACATCGGGTTCGTGTTCCAGCACTACGCCGCGTTCAAGCATCTGAACGTCCGGGACAACATCGCGTTCGGTCTGAAGATCCGCAAGCGTCCCAAGGCCGAGGTCGATGCCAAGGTCGATGAGCTTCTCGAGATCGTCGGACTCACCGTGTTCCAGAAGCGGTTTCCCGCCCAGTTGTCCGGCGGTCAGCGTCAGCGGATGGCGCTGGCACGGGCGCTGGCCGTCGACCCACAGGTGTTGCTCCTCGACGAGCCGTTCGGCGCCCTCGACGCCAAGGTGCGCGAGGATCTGCGAAAGTGGTTGCGCCGCTTGCACGAAGACGTCAACGTGACGACGGTTCTGGTCACCCACGACCAGCAGGAAGCGCTCGACGTCAGCGATCGCATCGCGGTGCTGAACAAGGGACGCATCGAGCAGGTCGGTTCGCCCGACGACCTCTACGATCGCCCGGCGAACGAGTTCGTCGCCTCGTTCCTCGGTTCCACCGTTCGTCTCAACGGAGAACTCGTGCGTCCGCACGACATCCGGATCGGTCGCAATCCGGAGTTGGCGTTGCCTGCCGCGGATGCGTCACTCGACACGGGCGTCATCAAGGCGACCGTGGCCCGGGTGGTGAACCTGGGCTTCGAGACCCGGGTGGAGCTGATCTCCGCCGCCACCGGCGACGAGTTCCAGGCGCAGATCACCCGCGGGGACGCCAACGCGCTGAATCTGCAGGCGGGGGAGACGATCTACGCCCGGGCGACGAAGGTCGCCGCGTTGACCGAAACCGTGGTTGCCGACTCCTGAACGGTGGGGCGGTCGGCAGACGCCGCAGCCCAGTAGTGGTGGCACACCGCGTCCACGATGTCGCGGTGTGCACCCAACGGCCCGGCCACCAGGGAGCCCGGTGCGTGGTCATCAAGGGCGGCTTCCACCCGTTCGGTGAGCAGTCCCGCGGACAAGAAGTAGGGACTGACCGCGATTCGCTGTGCGCCGGCCGCGCGCAGTCGTCGGATCGCGGAGCGCAGCCGATGTTCGCGAGGGCCGAGTTTGGTCGCGAACACCACTTCGACGGGGCGGTTCAGCAGCGTCGACAACTCGATCGCGCGACGCCGGACATGCTGATCGGCGCTCGGGTCCGACGATCCGACCGCGCTGAGCACGATGCCGGTCCGGCCGTCGGCGGCATTCACGCCTGCCTCGCGCAGGCGGTCGGCCAGCGCCGATGCGAGCGGGAACTCGCCGATGACATCGGCCTGCATGATCGCCCGCCCGGGTCGTTCGTGCGCGGCGACGATCGCGGGGAGATCGACCTTCTGGTGATAGCCCGCCGCGAACAGCAGCGGCACCACCACACAGTCCCCGGTCACCTCGTCGAGCGTGTCCCCGACCAACGGCTCGTTGAGATCCAGGTAGGACAACCGCACGTCGGCACCGGGCAGCGCATCGGCCACGGCGTCGCGCACACGCCCGGCGGTCGCCGGGAAACGTGCGTCGCGACTGCCGTGTGCGACGAGCAGCAGGGTGGGGAGCACCGGGGAACCGAACCGGCTCAGACGAGTTCGGGTGCCGCGGTCAGATGCAGATTCTCCAACGCGTCCCCGACGAGGCCGGCACCGAGGGTGTTGCCGCCCTGCGGATCGATCAGCAGGAAGCTGCCCGACTCGCGGTTGACCTGATAGTCGTCGGCGGCGATCGGCTCTGCGGTCTGGATCGCGATGCGTCCGATCTGGTTCAGCTCGACGGTGTCCGGCGCGTCCACCAGCGACAGGTTCTGCTCGTCGAAGAGCACCTCGAGTGACCCGACGATGGCCTGCGTCGTCTTGGTGCCGTGCTTGAGGAGTAGCCGTGCGCCGGGGCGCAGTGCCTTCTCGGCGAGCCAACAGACGGTTGCGCTGAACTGCTGCACCGGCTCCGGGGCGTCGACCGCGCTCGCGATGAGGTCACCGCGTGAGGCATCGACGTCGTCGGAGAGCAGGATCGTCACGCTGCGGCCGGTGTGCGCGGTGGCGAGTTGTCCGTCGGCGGTGTCGATCTGGCTGACCGTGGTGCGCGTGCCGGACGGCAGGATCACCACTTCGTCGCCGACCGACACCCGGCCGGCCGCGATCTGGCCGGCATACCCCCGGTAGTCGGGGAACTCCGGCGTCCGCGGGCGGATCACGTACTGGACCGGGAATCGCAAACCGACCTGCTTGCGGTCGGTCAGGTTCGGCACGGTCTCGAGATGCTCGATGAGAGTGGGGCCGTCGTAGAACGACGTGTTCTCCGAACGGGTGGCCACGTTGTCGCCGTTGAGCGCCGACACCGGGATCGAGATGACCTGTTCTGCCGACCAGCCGAGGGACCGGGTCAGTTCGGCGAACTCGGCCGAGATCTCCGCGTACACCGACGCCGCATCCTCGACGAGGTCGATCTTGTTGACGGCCAGCACGAGCTGCGGCACACCGAGGAGGGCCATGACCGCGGCGTGACGTCGGGTCTGGGAGACCACACCGTTGCGCGCATCGACCAGCAGGATCACCAGTTGTGCGGTGGACGCACCGGAGACGGTGTTGCGGGTGTACTGCACGTGCCCGGGGGTGTCGGCGAGGACGAATGATCGTGCGGGCGTGGCGAAGTAGCGGTACGCGACATCGATGGTGATGCCCTGTTCACGCTCGGCGCGCAGGCCGTCGACGAGCAACGACAGGTCCGGGCCCTCGAGGCCGCGATCCACCGACGCCTTCGTGACGGCGTCGATCTGGTCGGCGAGTACCGATTTGGTGTCGTAGAGCAACCGTCCGACGAGGGTCGACTTACCGTCGTCCACACTGCCCGCGGTCGCGATGCGCAGCAGGTCCGGAGCGTGGTGGTGGATCGAGCTCATCAGAAGTATCCTTCGCGTTTGCGGTCTTCCATGGCGGCCTCGGAGACGCGGTCATCACCGCGGGTGGCACCACGTTCGGTCAGCCGGGAGGCGGCGACCTCGTCGAGGACGGCGTCGTTGTCGGCGGCATCGGAGAGGACCGCGCCGGTGGACGAGCCGTCCCCGACAGTGCGGTAGCGCACCGAAAGTCGTTGCAGCTCCTCACCCTCGCGCGGACCGCCCCACGGCCCGGGGGTCATCCACATGCCGTCGCGGAGGAACACGTCGCGCTGGTGGGCGTAATAGATCTGCGGCAGCAACACCTGCTCACGGGCGATGTAGCGCCACACGTCGAGCTCGGTCCAGTTGGACAGCGGGAACACGCGGACGTGCTCGCCCGGCGCGTGCCGGCCGTTGTAGAGGTTCCAGAGCTCCGGACGCTGCCGCTTCGGGTCCCACTGTCCGAAAGCGTTGCGCAGGGAGAAGATCCGCTCCTTGGCGCGCGACCGCTCCTCGTCGCGACGACCACCGCCGAAGACCGCGTCGAAGCGGTTCTCGGTGATCGCGTCGAGCAGCGGGATGGTCTGCAGCGGGTTGCGGACACCGTCGGGACGTTCGGTCAGCCGGCCGTCGGCCAGATAGTCCTCGACCTTGGCGACGTGCAGCCGGAGGTTGTACCGCTCGACGACCTGGTCGCGGAACTCGAGCACCTCGGGCAGGTTGTGTCCCGTGTCGACGTGCAACAGCGCGAACGGCAGGGGAGCGGGCCAGAAGGCCTTGAGCGCAACGTGCAACAGGACCGTCGAGTCCTTGCCGCCGGAGAAGAGGATCACCGGGCGCTCGAACTCGCCTGCGACCTCACGGAAGATGTGGATCGCCTCCGACTCGAGGGCGTCGAGAGTGCTGAAGTCGTCCGCGGTGTCGACGACGGCAGCGGCCGCGGCGGAGTTGGCAGTCGTATCGGCGATGGTCATGCGTGCAGCCCACATTCTGTCTTGGCGCGACCGGCCCAACGGCCACTGCGCGGATCGGATCCGGGTTCGGGTTTGACGGTGCACGGCGCGCAGCCGATCGACGGATAGCCGTCGTCGACCAACGGATTGACCAGCACCCCTTTGCTGTCGATGTAGTCCTGCATGGTCTCGTCGGACCACGCGGCGATCGGGTTGATCTTCACCAGCCCGAAGCCCTCGTCGAAGGAGATGAGCGGCGCGTTCGCGCGGGTCGGAGCCTCGACGCGACGGATACCGGTGATCCACGCGTCGTAGGGCTGCAGTCCCGCCTTGAGCGGGACGACCTTGCGCAGCCGGCAGCATTCACCGGGATCGCT
This sequence is a window from Gordonia insulae. Protein-coding genes within it:
- the cysW gene encoding sulfate ABC transporter permease subunit CysW; this encodes MKVSPFTRYTLRTIALIYLFILLIVPVGLIFWRSFEHGLGQFWEWITTPAAIAALQLSLLIVVIVVPLNVIFGIVTALALVRGRFRGKGFLQAVVDLPFAVSPVVAGVALILLWGYGGWFGGIESTGFRIIFGFPGLVLATLFVTLPFVVREVEPVLREIGTEQEQAAATLGANGWQTFSRITLPAIRWGLTYGIVLTVARALGEYGAVTMVSSNFPGISQTLTLLVNSRYTDDYNEFGAYAAATLLMFVAILVLVAMTLVERRAKGRYAEASTTYAGSTEATEVEADLTPPHGPRSIDAQQLVHHKEGV
- a CDS encoding sulfate/molybdate ABC transporter ATP-binding protein, which codes for MSISVIGANKRYGDFAALDDVSIDIPAGSLTSLLGPSGSGKSTLLRAIAGLDSLDSGTVIISGNDVSGAAPQKRDIGFVFQHYAAFKHLNVRDNIAFGLKIRKRPKAEVDAKVDELLEIVGLTVFQKRFPAQLSGGQRQRMALARALAVDPQVLLLDEPFGALDAKVREDLRKWLRRLHEDVNVTTVLVTHDQQEALDVSDRIAVLNKGRIEQVGSPDDLYDRPANEFVASFLGSTVRLNGELVRPHDIRIGRNPELALPAADASLDTGVIKATVARVVNLGFETRVELISAATGDEFQAQITRGDANALNLQAGETIYARATKVAALTETVVADS
- a CDS encoding sirohydrochlorin chelatase; translated protein: MLPTLLLVAHGSRDARFPATAGRVRDAVADALPGADVRLSYLDLNEPLVGDTLDEVTGDCVVVPLLFAAGYHQKVDLPAIVAAHERPGRAIMQADVIGEFPLASALADRLREAGVNAADGRTGIVLSAVGSSDPSADQHVRRRAIELSTLLNRPVEVVFATKLGPREHRLRSAIRRLRAAGAQRIAVSPYFLSAGLLTERVEAALDDHAPGSLVAGPLGAHRDIVDAVCHHYWAAASADRPTVQESATTVSVNAATFVARA
- a CDS encoding sulfate adenylyltransferase subunit 1, yielding MSSIHHHAPDLLRIATAGSVDDGKSTLVGRLLYDTKSVLADQIDAVTKASVDRGLEGPDLSLLVDGLRAEREQGITIDVAYRYFATPARSFVLADTPGHVQYTRNTVSGASTAQLVILLVDARNGVVSQTRRHAAVMALLGVPQLVLAVNKIDLVEDAASVYAEISAEFAELTRSLGWSAEQVISIPVSALNGDNVATRSENTSFYDGPTLIEHLETVPNLTDRKQVGLRFPVQYVIRPRTPEFPDYRGYAGQIAAGRVSVGDEVVILPSGTRTTVSQIDTADGQLATAHTGRSVTILLSDDVDASRGDLIASAVDAPEPVQQFSATVCWLAEKALRPGARLLLKHGTKTTQAIVGSLEVLFDEQNLSLVDAPDTVELNQIGRIAIQTAEPIAADDYQVNRESGSFLLIDPQGGNTLGAGLVGDALENLHLTAAPELV
- the cysD gene encoding sulfate adenylyltransferase subunit CysD, whose translation is MWAARMTIADTTANSAAAAAVVDTADDFSTLDALESEAIHIFREVAGEFERPVILFSGGKDSTVLLHVALKAFWPAPLPFALLHVDTGHNLPEVLEFRDQVVERYNLRLHVAKVEDYLADGRLTERPDGVRNPLQTIPLLDAITENRFDAVFGGGRRDEERSRAKERIFSLRNAFGQWDPKRQRPELWNLYNGRHAPGEHVRVFPLSNWTELDVWRYIAREQVLLPQIYYAHQRDVFLRDGMWMTPGPWGGPREGEELQRLSVRYRTVGDGSSTGAVLSDAADNDAVLDEVAASRLTERGATRGDDRVSEAAMEDRKREGYF